The genomic stretch GACGCTGAAGGGGCTGTCGTTCTTGTAGCCCATGATGCCGATGATCTGCAGCGCCTTGTGGACAATGGCCGGCGCCGCCTCGGAGGAGCCGATCTTCAGGTTGTTGAACCGGAGCGCCCACGCCATGGTGCCGAGCGCCTCGCGATCATCATTGAGGGCGTCGAAGTCCGCGGCGGCGGCCGTGACGTTGCTCCGCATCGCCTGGAGCATCACCGACACCTCGGCCAGCCGCGTGGCGGTCGGCGGAATGGTGCCGGGCTTCTTGCGGGCGGCGGCGCGGACATAGGCCGCGGCGCGGTTCACCGCGTCCGTGGCGATGCCGGTCCAGAGGGCCGACCAGAGGATGTGCGAGTACGGCACCATCGACTCCGCCGACGAATCGGCGAAGGAACCGGGGATGATCTGTTCTTCGGGGCCCTCGGACTCGATCTCGAATGGCGGGCTGCAGGTGCCGCGCATGCCGAGCGTGTCCCACTTCCCCTTCAGGGTCAGCTTGTAATTCTCCGGCCGGACCAGCACCAGGATCTGGTCGCTGGGGGCCGCATCGGCGGCCCGGCGGCAGGTGACCAGGAGGTCCTCGGCCTCGGCGCCGTACGAAACGGTGGTGGCGTCCTTGACGAGCCTGAAGCGGCCATTGGCGCGCTCGATGGCGCAGATGCTCGAACGGGTGTCGCCACCGATGCCAACTTCGGAGGTGATCGAGGCCATCAAGATCTGCTTCTCGACCAGTTCCCGGAGGTAGCCCTCGAAGAATGCGGACGACCGCGCGTGGCGGACCACGCAGGCCACCTGGATGTGGTGCATCGCGAGGACCATCGCGCTTGAGCCGCACGACTGGCCGAGGATCATGCACATCTCGACGAGGTCACGCATCGAGGCGCCGGATCCGCCGAGCTCGACGGGCACAAGCGCGGAGAGGATGCGGGCCTCGCGCAGCGCGGCAAAGGTCTCGGTGGGGAAGCGGGCCTTGGCATCGACGTCGGCCGCGTACTTGGCGGCCACTTCGGTGGCGATGCGACGGGTCCGGGCGATGAGCTCGCGGCCGTCGGGGGCGGCGACTTGGGTCAGCGGTGACATTGGCCTGCCGGGGTAGAAGGGCACTCTCATGTGGCGCACCCCCCGCCATCCAGCCTGTCGCGGGGTCGTTTCGCCTTGGACGGCAATCAGTTAGCAATGTCTATGCCCGTGTTGACCAGAACCCGGTGGCTCCGGTCACGGGGCGGTCAAGTCGGGACGCCGACGGACTTTGGTCCCGACAGTCGCACCTATCTCCATGTTAAACAAGTAGTTGCGAAATCGAAATGGGCCAGCTGGCACCACTCGGCTCCTTCTCCCCACCGACTTCGGAGCGATGCCCCGATCGGTCTCTGCCGGACAGCGAGCTGAGGGGAATAGGCCTATCCGAGTGGTGTGGCGTTGCCGCTACTGCCATCCCCTTAACAGTGGGCTCTCATGGGTGTGGCGGGTGGCATGACAACTGCTAAGTTCAAGTCGTTTCAACCTCTAGACTGGATGCTCCACCCAATGTCCCACTCGATGGTTAGCCGCGAACGCCCACCTGCGAAGCGCCTTCCTGCGCTCCGCTGGGCTCGTGGTACGATCATCTGGGGCGGGTTCGCCTTCCTGGTGCTGTTCGGGGTCCTCTTCCTCATCCGGGACTCGCTGAAATACATCGAGTGGACCGAGGCGGTCTACCGGCGCTTCTGGCCTCAGCGTCACATGCTGGCGGCCCACGCCCTGACCGCAAGTATCTGCCTGGTCATTGCACCGCTGCAGTTCAGCTCCCGCCTCCGGAACCGATGGCCCATGGTCCACCGGACCATCGGGTGGACCTATATCGTCGGTGCGCTTGCATCGGGGGCGCTGACCTTCCGGCTCGGCTTCTTCAGCTCCTGCCGGTTGTGTGTTCCACCCTTCGTCATCTGGTCGGCACTCTTCTTCATCGTGACGGCGCTCGGGGTCCTGATGGCGGTGCGGCGGCAGTTCGACGCCCACCGGCAGTTCATGATCCGAAGCTGGGTACTGATGAACGGTTTCGTGTTTGTGCGGCTCGACACCTACTTTCCCTATCCCTTCCCGACCGGCGAGGGAATCGAGCGTCCGGCCATGCTTATCTGGGCCGTCTGGGTGGTGCCGCTCCTGCTGACCGAGATGTTCCTGAACTGGTCTCCGCTGGTGCGCCGTTCGCTCGCCGCCTCTAGGAAGGCGAGGGTATAGTGACCCCGGTCGAAACCCCCGAGCACCCTTCTTTCCTCCGGATACCGCCCCTCGACGGCGTCCGCGGGGTGGCAATTCTCATTGTCCTTGTGCACAACGCTGCGTGGGTGGCGGAGTCGGGTGAGCACCTCCTCTTCAAGCTGGTGGTGGCGGTCGCCTCGACGGGATGGATCGGCGTTCAGCTCTTCTTTGTGCTCTCCGGGTTCCTGATTACCGGCATCTTGCTCGACTCGAAGGGGAAGCGTAACTACTTCAGGTCGTTCTACATCCGCCGGGCCCTGAGAATTCTCCCGGTCTACTACTTCCTCGTCGGGCTGATGGTCCTGCTGGCCGCCACGGTCTCGTGGAGCCCGGAGTGGTCCCGCGCCGTGCTCGCGCATCAGTGGCCCTACTGGTTCTACCTCGCGAACTGGGTGCAGCCCTTCAACCTCGGCATACCGGGGCTCTCCCACCTCTGGTCGCTGGCCGTCGAGGAGCAGTTCTACCTCCTCTGGCCGCTGCTGATCTGGCTGGTGCCGCGCCATCGCCTCCGCGCCGTGTGCGTCGGGCTGCTCGTGGCCTCGCCCTTTATCCGGCTGGCACTGCGGCTCTTCGGGCTTCCCGAGGGCACGGCCTACATGTTCACTGTCGCGCGCTGGGATGCCCTCGCCGCAGGGGCGCTCGTGGCGGTGCTGGTCCGCGATCCGGCGGGGCG from Gemmatimonadales bacterium encodes the following:
- a CDS encoding DUF2306 domain-containing protein, encoding MSHSMVSRERPPAKRLPALRWARGTIIWGGFAFLVLFGVLFLIRDSLKYIEWTEAVYRRFWPQRHMLAAHALTASICLVIAPLQFSSRLRNRWPMVHRTIGWTYIVGALASGALTFRLGFFSSCRLCVPPFVIWSALFFIVTALGVLMAVRRQFDAHRQFMIRSWVLMNGFVFVRLDTYFPYPFPTGEGIERPAMLIWAVWVVPLLLTEMFLNWSPLVRRSLAASRKARV
- a CDS encoding acyltransferase, yielding MTPVETPEHPSFLRIPPLDGVRGVAILIVLVHNAAWVAESGEHLLFKLVVAVASTGWIGVQLFFVLSGFLITGILLDSKGKRNYFRSFYIRRALRILPVYYFLVGLMVLLAATVSWSPEWSRAVLAHQWPYWFYLANWVQPFNLGIPGLSHLWSLAVEEQFYLLWPLLIWLVPRHRLRAVCVGLLVASPFIRLALRLFGLPEGTAYMFTVARWDALAAGALVAVLVRDPAGRAWLERWRASIGFTASAGVLLLTGWLHGFHSDEVSVQVVGQTLVVLVSGSLIAAAVADDSRAPIRRLQAHLSRPWLRMLGKYSYAMYLFHFPISQLLTALFGEQVRGADTLWRLPRLAAYVVVVFGLTLLAAMASWRLIERPFLDLKDRIAPRPA
- a CDS encoding acyl-CoA dehydrogenase family protein, producing the protein MSPLTQVAAPDGRELIARTRRIATEVAAKYAADVDAKARFPTETFAALREARILSALVPVELGGSGASMRDLVEMCMILGQSCGSSAMVLAMHHIQVACVVRHARSSAFFEGYLRELVEKQILMASITSEVGIGGDTRSSICAIERANGRFRLVKDATTVSYGAEAEDLLVTCRRAADAAPSDQILVLVRPENYKLTLKGKWDTLGMRGTCSPPFEIESEGPEEQIIPGSFADSSAESMVPYSHILWSALWTGIATDAVNRAAAYVRAAARKKPGTIPPTATRLAEVSVMLQAMRSNVTAAAADFDALNDDREALGTMAWALRFNNLKIGSSEAAPAIVHKALQIIGIMGYKNDSPFSVGRHYRDTLSGALMVGNERILAKSASMLLVAKGEQG